In the Candidatus Electrothrix sp. GW3-4 genome, one interval contains:
- a CDS encoding N-acetylmuramoyl-L-alanine amidase: MSAKIPIRLLPSNQFEDRPAGTVIDTLIIHSMHNPEAKNRFFALSCKECLDKHGVSSHYLIDLNGTVWQLVSEEKKAWHAGISTMPEDGREGVNDFSIGIELISSEDTDFTEAQYQALALLTKEILSRHPLQYIYGHCDVAPGRKTDPWGLDWPRYREDILRFCGNANLRFSPSAKARLTDEKTCR; encoded by the coding sequence ATGTCAGCAAAGATACCAATCCGCCTCCTACCGAGCAACCAATTTGAGGATCGACCGGCAGGGACAGTAATCGACACCCTGATCATCCACTCCATGCATAACCCAGAAGCGAAAAACCGTTTTTTCGCCCTGTCCTGCAAGGAATGTCTGGACAAACATGGTGTTTCGTCGCATTATCTGATCGACCTCAACGGTACTGTCTGGCAATTGGTCTCTGAGGAGAAAAAGGCCTGGCATGCCGGTATCAGCACAATGCCTGAGGATGGACGAGAAGGGGTAAATGATTTCAGCATCGGCATAGAACTCATCAGCAGCGAAGATACCGATTTCACCGAGGCTCAGTATCAGGCCTTAGCGCTCCTGACCAAGGAGATCCTCTCCCGGCATCCCCTTCAATATATATACGGGCATTGTGATGTTGCCCCGGGCCGCAAAACCGATCCCTGGGGCTTGGACTGGCCCCGCTATCGCGAAGACATTCTGCGTTTCTGTGGCAATGCAAATCTGCGATTTTCACCATCCGCAAAAGCACGGCTCACTGACGAAAAAACATGCCGCTAG
- a CDS encoding FecR family protein produces the protein MLRKKITLSLLAVLLFVPPSAFAQEFVGGLRKVSGSGTIIRDGQQIIAKDGIRVKMGDKLVTGANGSLGVIFTDNTRISLGSKSEININEYVFQPDKGTFSFLTELIQGTASYISGSIGKLSPKSVKFKTPTAVVGVRGTSFLVKASPKK, from the coding sequence ATGTTGAGAAAAAAAATTACCCTCTCACTTCTTGCCGTTTTACTGTTCGTACCACCGTCAGCCTTTGCTCAGGAGTTTGTCGGAGGGCTAAGAAAGGTAAGCGGATCAGGGACCATTATCCGAGATGGTCAACAAATCATCGCAAAAGATGGTATCCGGGTCAAAATGGGCGATAAACTCGTCACAGGAGCAAATGGTTCTTTAGGCGTTATCTTCACAGATAACACCAGAATATCTCTCGGATCAAAGAGTGAGATTAATATTAACGAGTATGTTTTTCAACCGGACAAAGGAACTTTTTCCTTTCTGACTGAACTGATTCAGGGGACAGCCTCCTATATTTCTGGCTCCATCGGAAAACTCTCGCCTAAATCCGTGAAGTTTAAGACGCCGACCGCAGTTGTCGGTGTCAGAGGCACAAGCTTTTTGGTCAAGGCCTCTCCAAAAAAATAG